Proteins encoded together in one Larimichthys crocea isolate SSNF unplaced genomic scaffold, L_crocea_2.0 scaffold307, whole genome shotgun sequence window:
- the chrna1 gene encoding acetylcholine receptor subunit alpha isoform X2, which produces MPVLRQSPIFCSEDETRLVKDLFTGYNKVVRPVNHFSEAVKVTVGLQLIQLISVDEVNQIVTSNVRLKQKWLDVNLKWNPDDYGGIRKIRVPSTDIWKPDLVLYNNADGDFAIIHETKVLLENDGMITWNPPAIFKSYCEIIVLHFPFDLQNCSMKLGTWTYDGLLVAIHPDSDRPDLSNFMESGEWVLKDYRSWKHWVYYTCCPDTPYLDITYHFLMLRLPLYFIVNVIIPCMLFSFLTGLVFYLPTDSGEKMTLSISVLLSLTVFLLVIVELIPSTSSAVPLIGKYMLFTMVFVIASIIITVIVINTHHRSPSTHTMPPWIRKVFIETIPNMMFFSTMKRPSQEIRQKRLFPTDMDISDISGKTTAEQFDSFPLCIPNNYNLSSAGNPTPTSVTYQSPITKNPDVRSAIEGVKYIAETMKSDEESNNAAEEWKFVAMVLDHILLCVFMAVCIIGTVAVFAGRLIELNML; this is translated from the exons ATGCCGGTACTCAGACAAA GTCCAATATTCTGCTCAGAGGACGAGACACGTCTGGTCAAAGACCTGTTCACTGGCTACAACAAGGTGGTTCGTCCCGTCAACCACTTCAGTGAGGCTGTCAAGGTCACTGTGGGACTGCAGCTAATACAGCTGATCAGTGTG GATGAAGTGAACCAGATTGTGACCAGTAACGTCCGTCTCAAACag AAATGGTTGGACGTGAACCTGAAATGGAATCCAGATGATTACGGAGGCATCAGGAAGATCAGAGTCCCTTCAACCGACATTTGGAAACCTGACCTGGTTCTATACAACAA cgCTGACGGTGACTTCGCCATCATCCATGAAACTAAAGTCCTGCTGGAGAACGACGGGATGATAACGTGGAACCCTCCGGCCATCTTTAAGAGTTACTGTGAGATTATCGTCCTGCATTTCCCGTTCGACCTGCAAAACTGCAGCATGAAACTGGGAACCTGGACGTATGATGGACTGCTGGTCGCCATCCACCCA GACAGTGATCGGCCTGACCTCAGTAACTTCATGGAGTCGGGTGAATGGGTGTTAAAGGACTACAGGAGCTGGAAACACTGGGTTTACTACACCTGCTGCCCCGACACTCCATACCTCGACATCACCTACCATTTCCTGATGCTGCGGCTGCCTCTTTACTTCATCGTCAACGTCATCATTCCCTGCATGCTGTTCTCTTTTCTCACCGGGTTGGTCTTCTACCTGCCTACTGactctg GTGAGAAGATGACCCTCTCCATCTCCGTCCTGCTGTCTCTGACTGTCTTCCTGCTGGTTATCGTGGAGCTGatcccctccacctccagcgCTGTCCCCCTCATAGGGAAATACATGCTGTTCACGATGGTGTTTGTCATcgcctccatcatcatcaccgtcatcGTCATCAACACACATCACCGCTCGCCCAGCACGCACACCATGCCCCCGTGGATCCGCAAG GTCTTCATCGAAACCATTCCCAACATGATGTTCTTCTCAACGATGAAGCGTCCCAGTCAGGAGATCCGACAAAAGAGGTTGTTCCCGACTGACATGGACATCTCTGACATCTCAGGTAAGACTACAGCtgaacagtttgacagtttcCCTCTGTGCATCCCCAACAACTACAACCTCTCCTCTGCAGGTAACCCCACCCCCACCAGCGTCACCTACCAGTCTCCCATCACCAAAAACCCTGATGTCCGCAGTGCAATCGAAGGGGTGAAGTACATCGCTGAGACCATGAAATCAGACGAGGAATCGAACAAT GCGGCGGAGGAGTGGAAGTTCGTTGCCATGGTTTTGGACCACATCCTGCTCTGCGTGTTCATGGCCGTGTGCATCATCGGGACGGTCGCCGTCTTTGCCGGGAGACTCATCGAGCTCAACATGCTGTAG
- the chrna1 gene encoding acetylcholine receptor subunit alpha isoform X3: MNFWKVHILLAWILSVFAGPIFCSEDETRLVKDLFTGYNKVVRPVNHFSEAVKVTVGLQLIQLISVDEVNQIVTSNVRLKQKWLDVNLKWNPDDYGGIRKIRVPSTDIWKPDLVLYNNADGDFAIIHETKVLLENDGMITWNPPAIFKSYCEIIVLHFPFDLQNCSMKLGTWTYDGLLVAIHPDSDRPDLSNFMESGEWVLKDYRSWKHWVYYTCCPDTPYLDITYHFLMLRLPLYFIVNVIIPCMLFSFLTGLVFYLPTDSGEKMTLSISVLLSLTVFLLVIVELIPSTSSAVPLIGKYMLFTMVFVIASIIITVIVINTHHRSPSTHTMPPWIRKVFIETIPNMMFFSTMKRPSQEIRQKRLFPTDMDISDISGNPTPTSVTYQSPITKNPDVRSAIEGVKYIAETMKSDEESNNAAEEWKFVAMVLDHILLCVFMAVCIIGTVAVFAGRLIELNML; encoded by the exons ATGAACTTTTGGAAGGTCCACATCTTGCTGGCATGGATTCTCAGTGTATTTGCTG GTCCAATATTCTGCTCAGAGGACGAGACACGTCTGGTCAAAGACCTGTTCACTGGCTACAACAAGGTGGTTCGTCCCGTCAACCACTTCAGTGAGGCTGTCAAGGTCACTGTGGGACTGCAGCTAATACAGCTGATCAGTGTG GATGAAGTGAACCAGATTGTGACCAGTAACGTCCGTCTCAAACag AAATGGTTGGACGTGAACCTGAAATGGAATCCAGATGATTACGGAGGCATCAGGAAGATCAGAGTCCCTTCAACCGACATTTGGAAACCTGACCTGGTTCTATACAACAA cgCTGACGGTGACTTCGCCATCATCCATGAAACTAAAGTCCTGCTGGAGAACGACGGGATGATAACGTGGAACCCTCCGGCCATCTTTAAGAGTTACTGTGAGATTATCGTCCTGCATTTCCCGTTCGACCTGCAAAACTGCAGCATGAAACTGGGAACCTGGACGTATGATGGACTGCTGGTCGCCATCCACCCA GACAGTGATCGGCCTGACCTCAGTAACTTCATGGAGTCGGGTGAATGGGTGTTAAAGGACTACAGGAGCTGGAAACACTGGGTTTACTACACCTGCTGCCCCGACACTCCATACCTCGACATCACCTACCATTTCCTGATGCTGCGGCTGCCTCTTTACTTCATCGTCAACGTCATCATTCCCTGCATGCTGTTCTCTTTTCTCACCGGGTTGGTCTTCTACCTGCCTACTGactctg GTGAGAAGATGACCCTCTCCATCTCCGTCCTGCTGTCTCTGACTGTCTTCCTGCTGGTTATCGTGGAGCTGatcccctccacctccagcgCTGTCCCCCTCATAGGGAAATACATGCTGTTCACGATGGTGTTTGTCATcgcctccatcatcatcaccgtcatcGTCATCAACACACATCACCGCTCGCCCAGCACGCACACCATGCCCCCGTGGATCCGCAAG GTCTTCATCGAAACCATTCCCAACATGATGTTCTTCTCAACGATGAAGCGTCCCAGTCAGGAGATCCGACAAAAGAGGTTGTTCCCGACTGACATGGACATCTCTGACATCTCAG GTAACCCCACCCCCACCAGCGTCACCTACCAGTCTCCCATCACCAAAAACCCTGATGTCCGCAGTGCAATCGAAGGGGTGAAGTACATCGCTGAGACCATGAAATCAGACGAGGAATCGAACAAT GCGGCGGAGGAGTGGAAGTTCGTTGCCATGGTTTTGGACCACATCCTGCTCTGCGTGTTCATGGCCGTGTGCATCATCGGGACGGTCGCCGTCTTTGCCGGGAGACTCATCGAGCTCAACATGCTGTAG
- the chrna1 gene encoding acetylcholine receptor subunit alpha isoform X1 codes for MNFWKVHILLAWILSVFAGPIFCSEDETRLVKDLFTGYNKVVRPVNHFSEAVKVTVGLQLIQLISVDEVNQIVTSNVRLKQKWLDVNLKWNPDDYGGIRKIRVPSTDIWKPDLVLYNNADGDFAIIHETKVLLENDGMITWNPPAIFKSYCEIIVLHFPFDLQNCSMKLGTWTYDGLLVAIHPDSDRPDLSNFMESGEWVLKDYRSWKHWVYYTCCPDTPYLDITYHFLMLRLPLYFIVNVIIPCMLFSFLTGLVFYLPTDSGEKMTLSISVLLSLTVFLLVIVELIPSTSSAVPLIGKYMLFTMVFVIASIIITVIVINTHHRSPSTHTMPPWIRKVFIETIPNMMFFSTMKRPSQEIRQKRLFPTDMDISDISGKTTAEQFDSFPLCIPNNYNLSSAGNPTPTSVTYQSPITKNPDVRSAIEGVKYIAETMKSDEESNNAAEEWKFVAMVLDHILLCVFMAVCIIGTVAVFAGRLIELNML; via the exons ATGAACTTTTGGAAGGTCCACATCTTGCTGGCATGGATTCTCAGTGTATTTGCTG GTCCAATATTCTGCTCAGAGGACGAGACACGTCTGGTCAAAGACCTGTTCACTGGCTACAACAAGGTGGTTCGTCCCGTCAACCACTTCAGTGAGGCTGTCAAGGTCACTGTGGGACTGCAGCTAATACAGCTGATCAGTGTG GATGAAGTGAACCAGATTGTGACCAGTAACGTCCGTCTCAAACag AAATGGTTGGACGTGAACCTGAAATGGAATCCAGATGATTACGGAGGCATCAGGAAGATCAGAGTCCCTTCAACCGACATTTGGAAACCTGACCTGGTTCTATACAACAA cgCTGACGGTGACTTCGCCATCATCCATGAAACTAAAGTCCTGCTGGAGAACGACGGGATGATAACGTGGAACCCTCCGGCCATCTTTAAGAGTTACTGTGAGATTATCGTCCTGCATTTCCCGTTCGACCTGCAAAACTGCAGCATGAAACTGGGAACCTGGACGTATGATGGACTGCTGGTCGCCATCCACCCA GACAGTGATCGGCCTGACCTCAGTAACTTCATGGAGTCGGGTGAATGGGTGTTAAAGGACTACAGGAGCTGGAAACACTGGGTTTACTACACCTGCTGCCCCGACACTCCATACCTCGACATCACCTACCATTTCCTGATGCTGCGGCTGCCTCTTTACTTCATCGTCAACGTCATCATTCCCTGCATGCTGTTCTCTTTTCTCACCGGGTTGGTCTTCTACCTGCCTACTGactctg GTGAGAAGATGACCCTCTCCATCTCCGTCCTGCTGTCTCTGACTGTCTTCCTGCTGGTTATCGTGGAGCTGatcccctccacctccagcgCTGTCCCCCTCATAGGGAAATACATGCTGTTCACGATGGTGTTTGTCATcgcctccatcatcatcaccgtcatcGTCATCAACACACATCACCGCTCGCCCAGCACGCACACCATGCCCCCGTGGATCCGCAAG GTCTTCATCGAAACCATTCCCAACATGATGTTCTTCTCAACGATGAAGCGTCCCAGTCAGGAGATCCGACAAAAGAGGTTGTTCCCGACTGACATGGACATCTCTGACATCTCAGGTAAGACTACAGCtgaacagtttgacagtttcCCTCTGTGCATCCCCAACAACTACAACCTCTCCTCTGCAGGTAACCCCACCCCCACCAGCGTCACCTACCAGTCTCCCATCACCAAAAACCCTGATGTCCGCAGTGCAATCGAAGGGGTGAAGTACATCGCTGAGACCATGAAATCAGACGAGGAATCGAACAAT GCGGCGGAGGAGTGGAAGTTCGTTGCCATGGTTTTGGACCACATCCTGCTCTGCGTGTTCATGGCCGTGTGCATCATCGGGACGGTCGCCGTCTTTGCCGGGAGACTCATCGAGCTCAACATGCTGTAG